Proteins from one Limanda limanda chromosome 9, fLimLim1.1, whole genome shotgun sequence genomic window:
- the malt2 gene encoding MALT paracaspase 2, whose amino-acid sequence MEETNMAVGNRLSEEVLNRLSKMLDNSTCGWRQLARAVSEEPRFSCSESQLTSCSLQVLSPAGSPARTLLAQLADRSCSLDFLVHCLRKVDHQEAVQYLTSTAVAEMTQITVQPQCQQATVGSRVVLTCRAAGPPGLSYQWFRGKEEVLDKSGCTPELILCPLAPDHQGHYICRVNHGEKCIFSHWARVCLVSSAGSSPDCSSSLIQASVSGLRIIHQPEAQTVSEGDSLLLVCKAEANPPAQYEWYHNRARMQEHKTSSFKIPCVTTAHRGEYRCKVFNFYHEMWSDTAGVTIGPSSITDATWVETDRGLGSPDSQEINRSTSEPAKNHLHPMASHPPPSKHFYATDKVALLIGNMNYRHYLQLGAPIADVHELTNLLRLMDFKVVSLLDLNLQEMHSAVTEFLLLLDKGVYGLLYFAGHGYENYGNSFMIPIDAPASTTSEHCLCVQNILTRMQEKETGLNVFLLDMCRRRNPHDDVLVQPGTLKVTANIVFGYATCVDAEAYEVKRENVSNGIFINFLKQRVCEDEKVTVMLDRVAEDMGRCAITRGRQALEMRSNLSERRSLTDQIQTSECSESFTARNLQWAIAHVLPPSKYLQFDGGVTVQLGFAAEFSNIMVIYSRILDQPKDIVSCSAQLTDFPLDVDVDLKTTNQETLLEAGSLLLIKDELLSPEVPSLYTRISSLQRLKRELTFTVCLHYTYSNMDDEVQERQSVTVGKPLVSKLNLHEPRPPRACSTSSSFSLDSFNIAEGITSVGASSNTWPYYGRESSTTDSLTSSRSANIPEETDSPELCNNPKPLVAGTSLSHSLS is encoded by the exons atggaggagacgAACATGGCTGTCGGGAACAGACTGTCAGAAGAAGTCCTGAACAGACTGTCAAAGATGCTGGACAACTCCACCTGTGGATGGAGGCAGCTGGCCAGAGCTGTGTCCGAGGAGCCGCGGTTCAGCTGCAG TGAGAGTCAGCTGACCAGCTGCTCACTCCAGGTGCTGAGCCCTGCAGGCAGCCCGGCTCGCACCCTCTTGGCTCAGCTGGCCGATCGCTCCTGCTCCCTGGACTTCTTGGTCCACTGCCTGAGGAAGGTGGACCACCAGGAAGCCGTGCAGTACCTCACCAGCACAG cagTGGCAGAGATGACCCAGATCACAGTGCAGCCACAGTGTCAGCAGGCCACAGTGGGGAGCAGGGTGGTGTTgacctgcagagctgctggtccTCCTGGGCTCTCCTACCAGTGGTTCAGAGGCAAAGAAGAG GTTTTGGATAAATCCGGGTGCACACCAGAGTTGATTCTGTGTCCTTTAGCCCCGGACCACCAGGGTCACTACATCTGCAGAGTCAACCACGGAGAAAAATGCATCTTCTCTCATTGGGCTCGAGTTTGCTTGGTTTCCTCTGCAGGTTCCAGTCCAG ACTGTAGCAGCAGTCTGATTCAGGCCTCAGTGAGTGGGCTGCGCATCATCCACCAGCCTGAGGCCCAAACGGTGTCTGAAGGAGACTCTCTGCTCCTGGTGTGCAAAGCAGAGGCCAACCCGCCCGCCCAGTACGAGTGGTACCACAACAGGGCTCGCATGCAAGAACACAAGACAAGTTCATTTAAA ATCCCGTGTGTGACCACAGCACACAGAGGAGAGTACAGATGTAAAGTGTTCAACTTTTATCATGAGATGTGGAGCGACACAGCAGGAGTCACAATTG GCCCCAGTTCCATTACCGATGCAACCTGGGTAGAAACTGATCGTGGTCtag GGTCGCCAGACTCACAGGAAATCAACAGGTCAACTTCTGAACCGGCAAAAAATCACCTACACCCAATGGCCAGTCACCCGCCGCCATCCAAACATTTCTATG CAACAGACAAAGTTGCTCTGCTGATCGGCAACATGAACTACCGCCACTACCTTCAGCTTGGTGCTCCCATCGCTGACGTGCACGAGTTGACCAACCTCCTCAGACTGATGGACTTCAAGGTGGTTTCACTTCTTGACCTCAACTTGCAGGAGATGCACAGCGCTGTGACGGAGTTCCTCTTGCTGCTTGACAAGGGAGTCTATG GCTTACTATACTTTGCTGGTCATGGTTATGAGAATTACGGCAACAGCTTCATGATTCCCATCGATGCTCCAGCCTCCACCACGTCAGAGCATTGCTTGTGTGTGCAGAACATCCTCACCAGGATGCAGGAGAAAGAGACCGGGCTCAACGTGTTCCTGCTGGACATGTGTCGCAGAAG AAACCCACATGATGATGTCCTTGTGCAACCTGGAACTCTGAAGGTCACAGCAAACATAGTGTTTGgttacgccac ATGTGTAGATGCAGAGGCGTATGAAGTGAAGAGGGAAAACGTGTCTAACGGCATCTTCATCAACTTCCTCAAACAGCGAGTTTGTGAAGATGAGAAGGTCACAGTCATGCTGGACAGAGTCGCTGAAG ACATGGGTCGCTGTGCAATTACACGAGGGAGGCAGGCTCTGGAGATGCGCAGCAATCTGTCTGAACGACGCTCCCTCACCGACCAGATACAAACGTCTGAATGCTCTGAATCCTTTACAGCTCGCAACCTGCAGTGGGCCATCGCTCATG TCCTGCCACCGAGCAAGTACCTGCAGTTTGACGGTGGGGTGACTGTACAGCTTGGGTTTGCTGCAGAGTTCTCCAACATCATGGTCATCTACTCTCGGATACTTGACCAGCCCAAAGATATTGTTTCCTGTTCTGCTCAGCTCACTGACTTCCCCTTG GATGTGGATGTTGATCTGAAGACGACTAACCAGGAAACTCTCCTAGAAGCTGGCAGTTTATTATTGATCAAGGACGAACTTCTTTCACCAGAGGTCCCCAGTCTTTACACCCGCATCAGCAGCCTTCAGAGACTGAAG AGGGAGCTCACGTTCACCGTCTGTCTTCATTACACCTATTCCAACATGGATGATGAAGTACAGGAAAGGCAGTCAGTAACAGTTGGCAAACCACTGGTCTCCAAACTCAACCTCCATGAACCGCGACCGCCTCGTGCCTGCTCTACGTCCTCGTCCTTCAGCCTCGACTCCTTCAACATCGCTGAGGGCATTACCTCTGTGGGAGCATCCTCAAATACATGGCCTTATTATGGCAGAGAATCTTCCACCACTGACTCTCTGACTTCATCCAGGAGTGCAAATATCCCAGAGGAGACTGACAGTCCTGAATTATGCAACAACCCCAAACCTCTTGTTGCGGGCACAAGCTTGTCCCACAGCCTAAGTTAA
- the mrpl54 gene encoding large ribosomal subunit protein mL54, translating into MSGYILFRIVSLTKCATVNAPAAACRSNTWSRAETRGYAKKVAAKGKGKGMAKEELKGPEVCRDTARLTSHAVGANIFKQGDDPILKTPEEYPEWLYQLNLGEPKKLHELESDNWEYWKRLRKENIWRFNRLHKGKKF; encoded by the exons atgtcaggTTACATTTTGTTTAGAATAGTATCCTTAACGAAATGCGCCACAGTCAACGCTCCAGCGGCCGCTTGCAGGTCCAACACatggagcagagcagagacaagGGGATATGCGAAGAAAGTTG CGGCCAAAGGAAAAGGTAAAGGCATGGCGAAGGAAGAGCTGAAAGGTCCTGAGGTGTGTAGGGACACCGCTCGACTTACTTCTCATGCAGTCGGGGCCAATATCTTTAAACAGGGAGATGACCCCATACTGAAGACTCCTGAGGAATATCCAGAGTG GTTGTACCAGTTGAACCTGGGAGAGCCCAAGAAGCTGCACGAGCTGGAGTCGGACAACTGGGAATACTGGAAGCGTCtgaggaaggaaaacatttgGCGATTCAACAGACTCCACAAGGGAAAGAAGTTTTGA